The genome window TATAACATTGGACCGCCGAAGCAACGTGGCGTCTCTTTTGCCCAAacttcatgtatatatatatcaatgttACAATGTCAAATGGCAAGAAATGAAACAAAGAACTTGTTTTTTATGAACTAGGAATTGTACCTTTTGACTTTTAATGTCGTCGACAAGACAACCTATTGTCTGTAAAGCTGTCATGAATTTCGGGCTACTTTCGAGCCATTCGAATGCCTGGATTGTCGCGGTTTCTCCGATTACAAAGAAAGACATCAATGGAATAATATGGCAACCGCTTGTGATTAAGCCATTCTTCAAGTATTCGTCAAATGTAGGCACATAGCCAGCATTGCACCATTGGGCCTCAACAAGATTTCCTCTTACATATTCTTTCCACTTAACATTGACATTGGCAAAAATAACAGAAGTTGTTAAAACTTTACTACTGATCGAGTATAAATAGTGAGCACAAATATGCTATCCGCGAGATTTGAACCCCACATCGTGGGTAGAAATTGATGGATGGTTAGCAAGTTGAGTTGAGAATCGACGTGTATATAAAATACTTTTGACATAAAGTAACTAATAGATCTTACCCCATCTTTCACATAAGAGAAAGCATAGGCTCTTCCCTCTTCTTTTGACTCTTTCTCCAATTCATCAAAGAAACTTAAGAGAATCTCGTATAGAGGTCTCATATAGTCCGGCAACTcatccatagcatcaatgtccCACCTTATTTAAACGAAGAGATGGAAAAAGCAATAGTCTGTTAGTGGATCATAAGAAAATAggctaaaaacaaaaaagaaaaccgaGTTGCAAGTATCAGACCTCTCCAttgcattcgtaaagcattcaAGCTCCTCAAGTGTACCATATGCATCAAATGTGTCATCCAGAATTGTTATTAATATCACTAATTTACCCATAATGATCCGAGGACGAGCATATTGAGGCTCGAAAAAGGTTCCAATACCCACCAAGAAACTCTCCGGGAGTCTGTCTCTTGCATAGCGAAAGTTTGATTCAATGTCAACGGTGTCCTTGTACCACCTACAATGAAATGGAACAAAATATTTAAGTTTATTGTTATAAATTGGATACTCAAAGGGGTATTGTCCTTTCTGAACCCAAGACCCccacggttttggttttgttctTAAAAGGATCCCTTAGTTGAGAGAGATTCgatttttacttataaatcatatCGGTGGCTCATACATAATCGATGGGATACAAGTCTTAACATTTACCTCGACAAATGACATAAATCCAACTTGTGCAACAACTGTACTCGATTGAAATCCATTTTGGCGAACTTGAGTATTGAATCATTCCTTGAATCGTCTCTTTCATAAAGAGAGATGTATTTTCTTGCTTCGATTCTTGGCAATCCCTTGTGAAAAGGCACAAGCAGTGTTTCACTTATATGTCTTGCAAGATGAGGACTTAACTGAGTCACTAAGGACTTCAGGTGAGTCATTGTGAACTCAAGGGCTTCATCTAGAATGTCTTCTCCATGTATGCTTACATGTGAAGCTTCGTACAAGCTAAGTAGTCCCTTCACATCGCCGGTGAGGCTCTCGTTGAAGCCAGCTTCATCGTTCCTGAATCTCTTAAACACATCTGATTCAAAGTTGCtgccaaatcttagggtttgtttgctgtattttatttttcatgcattttgctatttgcattttttgaaaaacaaaaaaaacttcaaaaacatgtttggttgccCATTGTAAAAAGCACGGGGAACGGGTAAATAGTAAAATCacttaaaaacataaaaaatgaaaaaaaaaatagacgtCTTTTGTTTTTCGTTTTATGAAAAATGAAGACCCTTAGTGACACTATGTGTGTTGGCGTGTGTGTTTGGGGTTATATACATACCAGAAGACATTTTGTAACCATGTTGTCTGAAAACTCGAAACATGAGTGTCGTAGCATGCAAGTCATTGCGATTTTCGTCGAAAGAGATGATTTCAGCTTCAAAGATTTGCTTCAGCTGCAGTTGAATTTCATGATCAAAGTGATATGATAATCCCAGACGACATAATGAGTCGATCAAAACAATCTTCTGCACTGAATGATCGCTCGAAGAGGTCAACATATCCTTAAACTCTACTTTCAGTGCTTCTATTTCCTTAGCACATGAATCAATGACCTACATGATAGTGCATGCAAAACAGGAACTGTTCAAGCTTCAAATAAACAATATTaatcatagaaaaaaaaaagaaagcccAAAAATACATTTAATTGCTCATTTTAGTAAACACGGGCAAtaaaaaatcacttgaaaacaaataaaaatgcacTTTCCTCgtaaaattgaaacataaaatataaaatgaaaaattgaaacaaaaaatgaaaaacagaaaacaaccaACAAGACCTTTAGGATATCCAACacttgacttgactttttactGTAACAGGTCGGGTAACCCACAAGTGAGAAGAAGTGCTAGTTTTCAATAGGTTAGCTTATTGGGTCGAACTAATAATTTAACATACCGAGTCATCCAAGGAAAACGAAGTAAAGTCATGTTGATTCCATATTGACGGAGAAAAATTCGCCAACGGGCGAGAGGAAGGCTGAGAGCTTGGTGCCATTGATATCAAGAAAGGCTTTTGGTCAGATGAAATTAACGAGTAAGGAATGCTAAGCAATCATACAATTGCACCTGTCTTTATAGAAAAAGATTCAGAAATAGTAATTCCCATAAAATAATTCAACTTGCATATCCAGACAGTATAATGCTCTGTTTGTTTGACGGAAAATCAACCTCCTGAAAATGTTTTCCTTACTTTGTGGTGTTTGgagataaaaaaacaaaattagtcaaaacaaaatttataataagtGAACTCAAAATAAGGAATTGTAAGATGGAAAGCAACTTCCCTTATTATCCTTGGGATGTTGTTTTCCCTACAACAATAAACTCATTGTCatgccaatttttttttgctaaaagtATACATGAAAGGTTTTTTAAAGTGAAATTAAAAAACTGTATCTTTTATATAATACtccatatatatactacatataaCAAGACACTAAATTAAGACATTTTTTTCTTAATGTATCATTGGGATTATTCTgtattttgttggattattgtctcaaaatataatttaatatttgcATCTTATGGTTGCTATGTATTGACAtattgataaatatatgtatgcacacattatattatcacaagaaaataataatgttgtacctcaaatttatgtttttcaccaaataaataatagaaaacattagcaatttttttgtccaaacactagaaactaGTTGTTTTTCCCTGATAATTATTTCCTTGAGATATATTTTTCATGAGATATTAGTTTTCCTCCTAACAAACggagcataaaccatatatttttATCCATTCTAGAATTAGTAGTGCTAGACGTCCCAACAACTGAGGTTTCAGTGATCCCAGTTACTGAGATATATGGACAATATTTAAAGTGCGTGTGGAGCGTCCATCACATGCATTTTAATTTTCGTCCATACATCTAAGATCGAAAAACAATTTTTTCAATAATCCCAAAATAAATGTTATTATATGTCAATTGGTCCCACGTACATGCAGGGGTCTACTATTactaaaatgatatgtgtccataattttggtatcCATAATTTAGGTGGCATGAATAGAAATGTGGGggaccattttgtattaaatgaccCCTCACACTTTTTCTTATGTCACCTAGATTAAAGACAATTATGAACATTAAAATTATGCACATATAACGCTTCTCTTACTATTATACCAACCATGGCCATGTCTGCACGTGGATCTAGACTGTTGGACTGGTTTCGTGGCCATACATAGTCCATCCAATATTTCATGAGATTCCCATTAAGTCTTCATGATTGACATTTGTTAGGGTATTTTAAAAATGTGGTCCATTGACTACAATGGTTTAGATTGAGTAAtttgttttttcattaaaaGTGGGCCATGGGTGATAATGATATTATCATCATGTATCTCATTCTTTGGTGTAATTGATGGGACGGGTATATGTTTAAGTGATGAAATATTGGATAGATGGATGATAATCATCCACCGCCCTCTTCCGATTGGTCGGTTTGTATGACAAAAGAGTCGAGCTCGAGACCATTTTGTAAGCTCTTTGACAAAACGGGTTGAGTGTGGACTTAAAAAGAGTCCAACTCAGCTCGTTTGACAAAATGGGCCGAATGTGGACTTAAAAGAGTCCAACTCGTAGACCCTACTACCTATATATTACAAATGATAGGGCCGAACCAAGGGCCTATCAAAACCCGGCTCAACCCGGCCCTATTTCTGTGAAtgtttattcaattgatttgcacAACAAACTATAAAGATGAATTGCGcaaacaattaataaaaatttgatGTACCAACTTATAAATACCCTCAACCATTAGTATATTCTCCCTTAGTGATCGTCCATGGTCCTTGCAACCTGCTAGAACATCAGTTATTGTACAAAACTAATTACGTGAAGATGTCTACATATTGAAAGGTAACTcccatgtgtgtgtgtatatatatatatatatatatatatcaatataacTTTTCTCGCGAGCCAACTAAAAAAATTGATACAATTGTGATAACATTGGAGGAAGATCTAACTTGGGTATCAAATTAGGAAGATGATGATATTtatgtcaataaaataaatatttataattttttatcttttatggattattgttttaaattttatggaCTTTATAAAACAAAACTTATTTGAGTATCATTATTGAAATATAGTTTTTAATTGAGGGACTAATCTATCATTTTCTCGATAAATAAAGacattttaaaaagaaattatggaCATTTTTTAAGGTTCCTTCTCAACTCTGCCTAGGAATGAAACGGTGCGTTTTAATAAGCACCTTCGTAAGAGTTCCGTTCCTTCATTCGAAAAATGGTACTGGCTAGGGCCTTGGGGTTTTCCTTTCCTTGACCGTTGTCTGGTGCGATTACGAAATTAGCTGAAGGTGTATGTCTCTTCAGGATCTGGTAAGCTGCCATTCTCAGTAGCttaatttctttttcatgtttaattttCTCTATAAAACATTCCTCCATGGGAGACACGAGATTACAGCTTCGTCCCAGAAattgccttttcttttaaacCCAGCATCATTAATATCTCTCAAATTCATCTCAAGCGCTGCAAATCAGCAATCTTTTGCTGTTTCATATCTGATAATTTCATGTGGGTTATCTCCAGAATGTGCTTTAAATGCCTCTAAATATGTCCGATTTGAAACCCCAGAGAAACCTGACTCGGTTATTGCTTTTCTCAACAACCATGGTTTCTCTAAAACCCAAATCTCAGTTGTTGTCAAGAAACATCCGAAATTGCTTGTATCTGATCCTGTGAAAACCCTCTTGcccaaatttgaattttgtaaTTCTAAGGGGGCTTCAAGGCCGCTACTTATCAAACTTATATGTAATTGCCCTGCCATTTTACGTATGAACTTAGAGAGCCGATGGATTCCTATTTTTGAAATCTTGAAAGATTTATTCAAATCGGATGCGAAGACCATTTTTGTCATTATCAGCCATCCCAGGATTCTAGTTCAAGATCCTAAACCTTATCTCAGACCCAATATTTATGcattgagagaaaatggagtaCCAGAGTCAAATATCGCCGCCATCTTATATCATCAACCTCGGGTCTTTTGTACTAAACCAGATAAGTTCAGGGAGGTTGTGGAGGAGGTGAAGAGCATGGGGTTGAAGCCTCTTTCGTTTGCATTTGTTTTGGCTGTACGTGCATTGAGCTCATTGAGCAAAATGACatggaaaaaaaagattaatgtCTATAAAAGATGGGGCTGGTCTGATGAAGATATTTTGATGGCATTTAGAAGGTTTCCACCTTTTATGATATGTTCTGAGGATAAGATTACAGGGATGATGGATTATTTTGTTAATGTACTGGGGTTAGAGTCTGCGTTTATTTCCAAACGCCCAGAACTTCTTGCATACAGCTTGAAGAAGCGCATTGTTCCAAGGAGTTCAGTTGCCCAGGTTTTGTTGTTGAAGGGTCTGGTTAAGGCTTGTAGCTTGAGTAGATTTTTTGCATGTCCAGAAAAAAAGttccttgaaaagtttgtctaccgTTATCAAGAAGAAGCTCCTCAGCTGTTAAAGCTTTACACAGACAAATTGGACCTTTCAAGGCAGCTCCAAAATGAGTAGTATTTGGAAATTGAAGGATGCCAACATTATGATTCACATGAGGTTGTCAATTCAGTTAATCTTCTCCATTCTTATCTTTGAATTTGTTCCGAGAACGCGACTAATGCAAATGAATTTTCTTTGAAGTAAGCTGTCAGTTGGCTGTCAGAATTAAAGCTTAAATCAATACTATATCTTGTTTTCGCCAAACTAATTTTACTTGATGGCTTTATTTAATCTCTTCTGATTATTGTATTTGCATGTGATCTTTATGGACTGcatattttttgtaattttgcatGCAATTGAGGTTGTGATGCTTTTGGGACTGAtggtttttgttttactttcttcttctcttttccctTGGAACTGAAAGTGCAAAAACTTTATGGAAATTTCTTCACTTTGCAGTTGAAGAGATTCAAGAAATCATAGGATTATTTGGTTCCTCTAGATACAGTAGACCCGCACGGATTTGTCCTTTTATTAGAAAAGGTGCCTCTTGGTGGGGAGGTGATAGGTCTATATTTATAAGTTAATTTGTTTGCCCACAATCTTTCCATGTGGTCTCTTACCGTAAATGCTAAAACATATTTACTGAAACCAAATACATTTAATCGTTATTTCACAGCTTATAAACTACCTGATTTCATAGTTTTATAGTCAAATCGTTGTATAGGTTTTTAAAATTCACAGTAACGTTTATATATCTAGATTTTCTTTATAATCGAGTGAATTTCTAATATAGTCTGTGTTGATTAATTTGATTCCTAATGTAATTTCTGTTTTAGTATATATAATTTCCCATCAGAGTGCTTATACTACTGATACTTCTTTTTGGAGAGTGATGGGGGATTAGTGGGCTTTCAAAGCCTTAGCCACTAGAAGGGCCGGAAAAGCCCACTGGGCTAGTGGGCCGCAGAAAAGCCAAAATCGTCGTTTTACATCCAGGGAAACGGCCCGTTAAAAGGGCTCAATCTCTTCCAACATTCAGACCAGGATTTTAGGTCGGAAACAGCAATCGAGGGTTTTATACTGCGATTTGGAATTCGATTATACGAGTTTTCTTTTCAAGAATCGGTAAGTTTCACTACCTCATTGCTATAATTTCAGGCTTCATGTTTCACTTTCTCTGTAAAACGATTCTACTTGGGAGACGCATTGTTACAGCTTCGCCAACCCGCAATCCGCGTTTTTCTCAATTAATATCTCTCAAGTTCGTCTCAACTAGTGCGGATAATCACTCATTTGTAGTTTCGTATCTCGTAAACTCATGTGG of Tripterygium wilfordii isolate XIE 37 chromosome 13, ASM1340144v1, whole genome shotgun sequence contains these proteins:
- the LOC120012846 gene encoding probable terpene synthase 6; the protein is MAPSSQPSSRPLANFSPSIWNQHDFTSFSLDDSVIDSCAKEIEALKVEFKDMLTSSSDHSVQKIVLIDSLCRLGLSYHFDHEIQLQLKQIFEAEIISFDENRNDLHATTLMFRVFRQHGYKMSSDVFKRFRNDEAGFNESLTGDVKGLLSLYEASHVSIHGEDILDEALEFTMTHLKSLVTQLSPHLARHISETLLVPFHKGLPRIEARKYISLYERDDSRNDSILKFAKMDFNRVQLLHKLDLCHLSRWYKDTVDIESNFRYARDRLPESFLVGIGTFFEPQYARPRIIMGKLVILITILDDTFDAYGTLEELECFTNAMERWDIDAMDELPDYMRPLYEILLSFFDELEKESKEEGRAYAFSYVKDGWKEYVRGNLVEAQWCNAGYVPTFDEYLKNGLITSGCHIIPLMSFFVIGETATIQAFEWLESSPKFMTALQTIGCLVDDIKSQKFGQKRRHVASAVQCYMKQYGIAEEEEAVAGLKKMIANAWKDINEEWMRPSAVSMELLKPLVGLMRTVQEIYKLDDGFTDQLSLKDSITSLVETGVPM
- the LOC120012678 gene encoding uncharacterized protein LOC120012678, with protein sequence MFNFLYKTFLHGRHEITASSQKLPFLLNPASLISLKFISSAANQQSFAVSYLIISCGLSPECALNASKYVRFETPEKPDSVIAFLNNHGFSKTQISVVVKKHPKLLVSDPVKTLLPKFEFCNSKGASRPLLIKLICNCPAILRMNLESRWIPIFEILKDLFKSDAKTIFVIISHPRILVQDPKPYLRPNIYALRENGVPESNIAAILYHQPRVFCTKPDKFREVVEEVKSMGLKPLSFAFVLAVRALSSLSKMTWKKKINVYKRWGWSDEDILMAFRRFPPFMICSEDKITGMMDYFVNVLGLESAFISKRPELLAYSLKKRIVPRSSVAQVLLLKGLVKACSLSRFFACPEKKFLEKFVYRYQEEAPQLLKLYTDKLDLSRQLQNE